The genomic DNA TGGAGCCGCTGGACCCGCTCCGGCGACAGCCAGTGCCAGGGCTTCGTCTGGGAGTAGAACATGTGCCGCGAGAGGTATTCGCGCAGCTCCCGCAGCTCGGGCGTCTCGCGGCGTGTGTCGCCGTCCGTCTCCACCAGCCAGCGCGCGATGCGCGACCGGGAGGCGCCCGCGGACCAGAAGATGGACAGGTCCAGCATGTGCGAGAGCACGAAGAAGCGGCTGTCCGCGATGGCCGCCGTGTACTTCTCGCGGATCATGTTGCGCATGATGTGCCAGTCCTGCCGCGTCGCCTCGTTCACCCGCTCGAGGTACTCCCGGTCCATCCCCTCGCCCCTCAGGTCCTGCTCGACGAGGTTGGCGATGTGCCACGAGCTCACCAGCGCCAGCGAGATGCCCTGGCTGTAGTAGGCGTCCACGATGGAGGCCGCGTCCCCCACCATGCCGTAGCGCCTCGGACTGACGAAGGTGTCGGTCATGTACTGCACGTCGCGGTACATGCGGAACTCGAGCATCCGCTCCTTCGAGAGCACCTTGGCCAGCGGAGGATGGCGATTGAAGAGCGCCCACATCTGGGCTTCGGGCGTCTCTCCCGGCGGTGGCTTGCGCTGGTCGAACGTCGCCCCGACGCTGATGCGCCCCTTGGACAGGCGGATGACCCAGATCCAATAGCCCTCGCCCCACAGGTGGAGGGTATGGAGATCCCGGGAGGTCTGATCCCCGTCGGCGTACGTGTGGACCCACGGCTCGCCGAAGAGGTCGTCGGTGATGCCCTCGAACTGTCCCCAGACGGCCGTCGTCTGGAAGCCGTCGTTGAGTTCGACGGTGTGCTGGCGCTTCTTGGCCAGCAGGCGGTTGCGCCCCGAGCAGTCCAGCACCCACCGCGCCCGCACCGTCCCCTCCTGCCGCGTGGCCTGACAGACCCAGCTCAGCTCGTGGGGCCGGCCCTCCTCCTCCTGGATGACCACGTCGCGGACCTTCACGGTGTCCAGGAAGCGCACGTTGGGGAAGGCCCGGAGGGACTCGCGCATCACGTCCTCGGCCTCCGGCCGGACGATCTGCACGTCCATGAGCGCGGCCCGGAAGTAGCGTTTGTCCTTGGCCTGCTCGTACAGGTAGTGCGGAGGATCCGCGTGGACACCCCACTCGGACGTCGCCTCGAAGCGCTGGGCGTGCTCCAGGCCGTGGGTGAACCACACGCCGTGCTTGGGGAAGCACTCTCCGGCGAATGCATCCAGCCCGCCCACCGTGCGCAGGAAGGGGTTGGTGAAGATGAGGAACGACTCGCCCACCTTGAAGCTGCGTTTCTGTCCCCGCGCGTTGTCGAGGAGGGTGACCTGGAACCCCCGCTTCGCGTATTGCAGGGCGTTGAAGAGGCCGACGATTCCCGCGCCGATGATGGCCACGTCCGCCTCGGTGGTCCGCGACTGTTCCCGTGCAACCTGCTCCATGGCGTGCCCCTTCTCCGCTCGTGATGAGCCGTTTCGTTGGCCGCGCGAGGTTACCGGAATCCCACCCGGCCGCACGAGACACATCCACGGAGGGCGTCAGCGCTCGCTGTCGAGCGCGCTCATCTGGCTGGCGGCGTAGCGGGTGCCGGCGACGGCCTCCGCGGGCACGGCGGCCTCCAGGGCCTGGATGT from Melittangium boletus DSM 14713 includes the following:
- a CDS encoding NAD(P)/FAD-dependent oxidoreductase, producing MEQVAREQSRTTEADVAIIGAGIVGLFNALQYAKRGFQVTLLDNARGQKRSFKVGESFLIFTNPFLRTVGGLDAFAGECFPKHGVWFTHGLEHAQRFEATSEWGVHADPPHYLYEQAKDKRYFRAALMDVQIVRPEAEDVMRESLRAFPNVRFLDTVKVRDVVIQEEEGRPHELSWVCQATRQEGTVRARWVLDCSGRNRLLAKKRQHTVELNDGFQTTAVWGQFEGITDDLFGEPWVHTYADGDQTSRDLHTLHLWGEGYWIWVIRLSKGRISVGATFDQRKPPPGETPEAQMWALFNRHPPLAKVLSKERMLEFRMYRDVQYMTDTFVSPRRYGMVGDAASIVDAYYSQGISLALVSSWHIANLVEQDLRGEGMDREYLERVNEATRQDWHIMRNMIREKYTAAIADSRFFVLSHMLDLSIFWSAGASRSRIARWLVETDGDTRRETPELRELREYLSRHMFYSQTKPWHWLSPERVQRLQGHLQAGIGERARWRLEHGVRVPVLKAIVRLAAPVPQLWKLPFLRGQEQADLSAEDFVHPEKFLERVPAWLRRLLPASPSERLSRAIALRGQTLLALFLLGYAYDWADTEVHKLLLQLGLLEPAPQEGPGAEPVSPHEARVA